A window of Candidatus Woesearchaeota archaeon contains these coding sequences:
- the ftsY gene encoding signal recognition particle-docking protein FtsY: MFKFLKEKLKKGIAAFSRDVEEKGEEILIEEDTVKKEPQEEKEPEKEGFFKKWIKKKQDREVNSEEEALESRKIWPEIQKEEKPAEREEQTEKEKSESWEEETAKQGFFDRIKEKVSTRKIKRQKFDEMFFELEIALLENNVAMEVIEKIKQDLKDGIVDKPIKKNKIKDTIIVSLKKSIEDILASQNIDIFERMRNKKPYVICFVGVNGSGKTTTIAKFAKMLLSRNKKVVMAASDTFRAAAIDQLQIHADNLGVKLIKHDYGSDPAAVAFDAVKYAGSRSVDAVLIDTAGRLHSNANLIDEMKKIVRVAKPDLKIFVGEAITGNDCIEQAVKFNDAIGFDGIILSKADIDEKGGASISVSYVTKKPVLYMGTGQDYNDIKSFDRDEIIKSLGLGD; this comes from the coding sequence ATGTTCAAATTCTTAAAAGAAAAGCTAAAAAAAGGAATTGCTGCTTTCAGCAGGGATGTTGAAGAGAAAGGGGAAGAGATACTAATAGAGGAAGATACAGTGAAGAAAGAACCCCAGGAAGAGAAAGAGCCTGAAAAGGAAGGATTTTTTAAAAAATGGATTAAGAAAAAGCAGGACAGGGAAGTGAATTCTGAAGAGGAAGCTTTGGAAAGCAGGAAAATATGGCCAGAGATACAAAAAGAAGAGAAGCCAGCTGAGAGGGAGGAGCAAACAGAAAAGGAAAAAAGTGAAAGTTGGGAAGAAGAGACTGCAAAACAAGGATTTTTTGATAGGATAAAGGAAAAAGTATCCACCAGAAAAATAAAAAGGCAAAAATTTGACGAGATGTTTTTTGAGCTGGAAATCGCGCTGCTGGAAAATAACGTGGCTATGGAAGTGATTGAAAAGATTAAGCAAGACCTTAAAGATGGTATTGTGGACAAGCCCATTAAAAAAAATAAAATCAAAGATACCATAATAGTGTCGCTCAAGAAAAGCATAGAAGATATTCTTGCTTCACAAAACATAGACATATTTGAGAGGATGAGAAACAAGAAGCCTTATGTAATCTGCTTTGTTGGAGTTAACGGCTCAGGCAAGACAACCACCATTGCAAAATTTGCCAAGATGCTCCTGTCAAGAAATAAAAAAGTGGTCATGGCTGCCTCAGACACGTTTAGAGCGGCTGCAATAGACCAGCTGCAGATACACGCGGATAACCTGGGAGTGAAGCTGATTAAGCACGACTACGGCTCTGACCCTGCTGCTGTTGCTTTTGACGCTGTCAAGTACGCAGGTTCGAGGAGTGTTGATGCTGTACTCATAGACACCGCGGGCAGGCTCCATTCAAACGCCAACCTTATTGATGAGATGAAGAAGATAGTAAGGGTTGCTAAGCCCGACTTGAAGATTTTTGTGGGCGAAGCGATAACCGGGAATGACTGCATTGAGCAGGCTGTTAAGTTTAACGATGCAATAGGCTTTGACGGAATAATACTTTCCAAGGCAGACATAGACGAAAAGGGAGGGGCTTCGATTTCTGTCAGCTATGTCACGAAGAAGCCTGTGCTTTACATGGGCACAGGACAGGACTACAATGATATAAAAAGCTTCGATAGAGATGAAATAATTAAAAGTCTGGGATTGGGGGACTAA
- the prs gene encoding ribose-phosphate diphosphokinase, which produces MKRHLTLLVGTASKKLGEKVATHLNEELTPINVKSFNDGETYIRINKSVRGSHVFVIQSTSPPVNDSLMELLITVDALKRASAKEITAVIPYFGYARQDRKSTSREPITAKLAANLLESAGVNRVVTFDLHVDQIQGFFNIPVDNLGAMPILARPIIEKKLKNAIIVSPDVGGAKRARRFAELLGVDMAIIDKRRTEHGKSEIMNLIGEVKGKTAILIDDIIDTAGTISNAASELAKRGAKDVYICATHALFSKDAVEKLGNKDIKEIIITDTIELPKEKITEKIKAVSLSKFLAELIDCIFEGSPMGVIVEGKKEGIKIE; this is translated from the coding sequence ATGAAGAGACACCTTACCTTACTGGTGGGAACTGCCAGCAAAAAACTCGGAGAAAAGGTTGCTACCCACTTAAATGAAGAATTAACCCCCATAAATGTAAAAAGCTTCAATGACGGCGAAACATACATCAGGATTAATAAGTCCGTAAGGGGGTCTCATGTGTTTGTTATACAGTCCACTTCCCCGCCGGTGAATGACAGCCTGATGGAATTATTGATAACAGTAGATGCGTTAAAAAGGGCGTCTGCAAAGGAAATAACAGCAGTCATCCCTTATTTCGGCTATGCAAGGCAGGATAGAAAATCTACAAGCAGGGAGCCCATAACCGCGAAACTGGCAGCTAACCTGCTGGAGTCTGCAGGCGTAAACAGAGTGGTGACATTTGACCTTCATGTGGACCAGATACAGGGTTTCTTTAACATTCCTGTAGATAATCTCGGGGCTATGCCTATCCTAGCAAGGCCCATCATCGAGAAAAAGCTGAAAAATGCTATAATCGTCTCTCCTGACGTAGGCGGAGCCAAGAGAGCAAGGCGCTTTGCAGAATTGCTCGGTGTGGACATGGCAATAATTGACAAGAGAAGAACAGAACACGGCAAATCGGAAATCATGAACCTCATAGGCGAGGTCAAGGGAAAGACAGCTATACTCATAGATGACATAATAGATACAGCAGGAACGATATCGAACGCTGCTTCAGAATTGGCTAAGAGGGGCGCTAAGGATGTCTACATCTGCGCTACGCACGCACTATTTTCCAAAGATGCTGTGGAAAAATTAGGAAACAAAGACATAAAGGAAATAATCATTACTGACACCATAGAACTGCCAAAGGAAAAGATAACAGAAAAAATAAAAGCTGTCTCTTTATCTAAATTTCTGGCAGAGTTAATAGACTGTATATTCGAAGGCTCCCCGATGGGAGTGATAGTCGAAGGCAAGAAGGAAGGCATAAAGATAGAATGA
- the pfdA gene encoding prefoldin subunit alpha, whose product MKQEELQKKYMEYQMISQKIQQLQQQLQSSEQQMADIMATLQSLDEYKELNEGDEILFPLNNGIFGKAALKKSDNLLVNVGTGTVVNKPIDATKELIEKQKEEMEHIRSQIDEKIKELANRASGLEEELSSAAKA is encoded by the coding sequence ATGAAACAGGAAGAGCTGCAGAAAAAATACATGGAATACCAGATGATAAGCCAAAAAATCCAGCAGCTGCAGCAGCAGCTTCAGTCCAGTGAGCAGCAGATGGCCGATATAATGGCTACACTGCAAAGCCTGGATGAATACAAGGAGCTTAATGAAGGAGACGAGATATTGTTTCCTTTAAACAACGGCATATTCGGCAAAGCTGCTTTGAAAAAAAGCGATAATCTGCTGGTAAATGTGGGCACGGGCACCGTCGTGAACAAGCCAATTGATGCTACAAAAGAACTGATAGAGAAGCAAAAGGAAGAAATGGAACACATAAGAAGCCAGATTGATGAAAAAATCAAGGAACTGGCCAACAGGGCTTCCGGGCTGGAAGAAGAATTGAGTTCTGCAGCAAAGGCTTAA